In the Clupea harengus unplaced genomic scaffold, Ch_v2.0.2, whole genome shotgun sequence genome, one interval contains:
- the sinhcafl gene encoding SIN3-HDAC complex associated factor, like has protein sequence MFGFYKTKIYRSNEGCCICKTKSSSSRFTDSSRYEETFRLCFGLSEDRVGDICNACVLLVKRWKKLPHGSKKNWKHVVDARAGPGYKPPKPKKIKSAEGKAKARLNRLHQLGRQNSDAHSTCSTSPSQSPSYSNHSDDGSDVESKRRRATPSVFSFLDLSYWKRQKVCCGIVYKGRFGEVMIDPRLFKPCCRSKQQKTFAPELEVGVAEAFLPVGDVADVPSSTLGEGQTETR, from the exons ATGTTCGGGTTTTACAAGACCAAGATATATCGCAGCAATGAGGGCTGTTGCATTTGCAAAACAAAGTCATCCAGCTCAAGATTCACAGACAGTAGCAGATATGAGGAGACGTTCCGACTCTGCTTTGG ATTATCTGAAGACCGTGTGGGAGATATCTGCAATGCCTGTGTCCTGTTGgtaaaaagatggaaaaagcTGCCTCATGGATCAAAGAAGAACTGGAAGCAT GTTGTGGATGCAAGAGCAGGACCTGGATATAAGCCACCCAAGCCCAAGAAGATAAAGAGTGCCGAGGGAAAAGCTAAAGCCAGACTGAACAGGCTTCATCAGCTTGGCAGACAGA ACTCTGATGCTCACAGCACATGCAGCACCTCGCCGTCTCAGTCACCGAGTTACAGCAACCACTCAGATGACGGGTCAGACGTGGAGTCCAAGCGCAGACGTGCTACTCCTTCTGTGTTCTCTTTTCTGGACCTTTCATATTGGAAAAG GCAGAAAGTGTGCTGTGGTATCGTATACAAGGGCCGTTTTGGTGAGGTCATGATTGACCCGCGCCTCTTCAAGCCCTGCTGCCGCTCCAAGCAGCAGAAAACGTTTGCACCAGAGCTGGAGGTGGGTGTCGCTGAGGCATTCTTGCCAGTCGGGGACGTCGCAGACGTACCATCCTCTACTCTTGGGGAGGGTCAGACGGAGACCCGGTGA